Proteins encoded within one genomic window of Dyadobacter chenhuakuii:
- the mnmD gene encoding tRNA (5-methylaminomethyl-2-thiouridine)(34)-methyltransferase MnmD — MERLIVTEDGSHSLYSPQYNQQYHSLQGALVEAEHIYVNLGLRPILEQAESTVYVFEMGFGTGLNAFLTWKLADLLKKNIYYVAVEAFPVTRDEAFSLNYAALTGYSGFMDLHDCAWSAECAVSENFILRKEHSRLENFKSTEKFDVIYYDAFDPRAQPELWTAEIFSQIAAQTRQGGVLVTYSSKGIVKRALRAAGFEVQRHRGPGRKTHVLKAIKI; from the coding sequence TTGGAACGCCTCATCGTAACCGAAGACGGTTCACATTCGCTGTATAGTCCACAGTACAATCAGCAATATCATTCATTACAAGGTGCGCTGGTCGAAGCAGAGCACATTTATGTTAATCTCGGTTTGCGTCCGATCCTTGAACAAGCGGAATCTACGGTTTATGTTTTTGAAATGGGTTTTGGAACAGGGTTAAATGCTTTCCTGACCTGGAAACTGGCCGACTTGCTCAAAAAGAATATTTATTACGTCGCAGTAGAAGCCTTTCCCGTTACGCGGGACGAGGCTTTTTCTTTAAACTATGCCGCATTAACCGGCTACTCCGGCTTTATGGACCTGCACGACTGCGCGTGGTCGGCAGAATGCGCGGTTTCTGAAAACTTTATACTGAGGAAAGAACATTCGCGGCTCGAAAATTTTAAGTCAACCGAGAAATTTGATGTTATTTACTATGATGCATTCGATCCCAGAGCGCAGCCTGAATTGTGGACAGCAGAAATATTTTCACAAATAGCAGCCCAAACCCGGCAAGGCGGCGTATTGGTAACATATTCTTCCAAAGGAATTGTGAAACGTGCGTTAAGGGCAGCGGGTTTTGAAGTGCAGCGACACAGAGGACCGGGACGGAAAACCCACGTTTTGAAAGCGATAAAAATTTAA
- a CDS encoding aspartyl protease family protein yields MKTSKWLFVAIILFTSSIAFAKSEDVPPVSEEKYGYFLDKNHKSTRIPFELHSNLILLYAKINDTDSLRFILDTGVSSIIITDPHILKPDKLRLTRKVNLTGAGEGSSISAHVAIDNRFSMGRLKANHQNIVVLEDDFLRLSEYVGVPVHGIFGYEIFNNFVVTIDFSKKELILMRPDKYRYKTRKGDKHPLIIEDTKPFTDAVTLFADGREHPIRVLIDTGAGHALLLNNTPKESFRLPEKVIRAQLGRGLNGVINGNLGRIDRLRLGRFTMDNIVASFPDSIAFGSKLRAGQSRQGNIGCELLRRFKVTMNYSQSYMVLKPVRSRLREKFEHDMSGMEIRAEGIDLRSYIVNHIADDSPARKAGLLEGDQLLFIDDHAATDLNVSEIYKLLQRGDGRNIDLLVKRKGDIFFTQITLKRMI; encoded by the coding sequence ATGAAAACGTCTAAGTGGTTATTTGTAGCGATCATACTTTTTACGAGCAGCATAGCATTTGCTAAATCAGAAGATGTGCCCCCCGTTTCCGAGGAGAAGTATGGCTACTTTTTGGATAAAAATCACAAATCCACCCGCATCCCTTTTGAGCTGCATTCAAACCTGATCCTTTTGTATGCAAAGATTAACGACACCGACTCCCTCCGCTTTATTCTGGACACGGGAGTAAGTTCCATCATTATCACAGACCCACACATTCTCAAACCCGACAAGCTGCGCCTGACCAGGAAAGTAAACCTGACCGGCGCCGGCGAAGGCAGCAGCATTTCTGCGCATGTGGCAATCGATAACCGGTTTTCCATGGGCCGCCTTAAAGCCAATCACCAGAACATTGTCGTTTTGGAAGATGATTTTTTAAGACTTTCAGAATATGTCGGCGTGCCGGTTCACGGTATTTTTGGCTACGAAATCTTCAACAACTTTGTGGTTACCATCGACTTTTCGAAGAAAGAACTGATATTAATGCGCCCCGATAAATATCGTTATAAGACAAGAAAAGGCGACAAGCACCCGCTGATCATTGAAGATACCAAGCCATTTACAGATGCGGTAACCCTTTTTGCCGACGGCCGCGAGCACCCGATCCGGGTTTTGATCGATACCGGAGCCGGACACGCATTGTTGCTCAATAACACGCCGAAAGAATCATTCAGGCTACCCGAAAAGGTCATCCGGGCGCAGTTGGGACGTGGTTTGAATGGGGTGATCAATGGCAATCTCGGCAGGATAGACCGGCTGCGGCTGGGCCGTTTTACGATGGACAACATTGTGGCGTCGTTTCCGGACAGCATTGCATTTGGTTCGAAACTGCGCGCCGGGCAGTCGCGCCAGGGTAATATTGGCTGTGAACTGCTGCGCCGTTTCAAGGTAACAATGAATTATTCGCAAAGCTATATGGTGCTCAAACCGGTCAGAAGCCGTTTGCGGGAGAAATTTGAGCATGATATGAGCGGAATGGAGATCCGTGCGGAAGGCATCGACCTGCGTTCATACATTGTCAACCACATTGCCGACGATTCACCGGCTCGTAAAGCGGGGCTTCTGGAAGGCGATCAGCTTTTGTTTATAGATGATCATGCAGCTACGGATTTGAATGTCAGTGAGATTTATAAGCTTTTACAGCGTGGCGACGGGCGGAACATTGATTTGCTGGTAAAACGGAAAGGAGATATTTTCTTTACCCAAATTACCCTCAAAAGAATGATTTAG
- the tpiA gene encoding triose-phosphate isomerase, translating into MRKKIVAGNWKMNKVLDEAVALTSELVNMANDEVQGDVKVILCPPSIYLTTIKKYLESAPNFALAAQNCSDKVSGAYTGEISAQMLQSIGVEYVLIGHSERRQYFNEDNALLASKVNTALENGVSPIFCCGESLDQRQNEDYIGFVKNQITESLFHLSEEQLLSVVIAYEPIWAIGTGLTASAEQAQEMHAALRQHIASKYGEAVAEEISILYGGSVTAASAPELFSSPDIDGGLVGGASLKSREFTNIIKAR; encoded by the coding sequence ATGCGAAAAAAAATTGTTGCAGGTAACTGGAAGATGAACAAAGTTCTGGATGAAGCAGTTGCGCTGACTTCCGAACTCGTTAATATGGCGAACGATGAGGTTCAAGGTGATGTAAAAGTGATCCTTTGCCCTCCTTCCATTTATCTTACTACTATCAAAAAATATCTGGAAAGCGCCCCGAATTTTGCCCTGGCTGCACAAAACTGTTCAGACAAGGTCTCGGGTGCATATACGGGAGAGATTTCGGCACAAATGCTGCAATCGATCGGTGTGGAATATGTGCTGATCGGACATAGCGAACGCCGTCAGTATTTTAATGAAGACAATGCGCTTCTGGCCAGCAAAGTGAATACTGCTTTGGAAAATGGCGTTTCACCGATTTTCTGCTGCGGCGAATCGCTGGATCAGCGTCAGAATGAAGATTATATCGGATTTGTAAAAAACCAGATCACAGAAAGTCTTTTCCATCTTTCGGAAGAACAATTGCTTTCAGTTGTGATCGCTTACGAGCCGATCTGGGCGATCGGAACGGGCTTAACTGCTTCGGCGGAGCAGGCGCAGGAAATGCACGCGGCTTTGCGTCAGCACATTGCATCTAAATATGGCGAGGCTGTTGCGGAAGAAATTTCGATCCTGTACGGTGGAAGTGTTACAGCAGCAAGCGCTCCCGAATTATTCAGCTCCCCGGACATCGATGGTGGCCTGGTAGGTGGCGCATCCTTGAAATCCAGGGAGTTTACAAACATTATCAAGGCGAGATAA
- a CDS encoding OmpA family protein — MNFKVLLAGAVAIVFSFSPGFGQITNNPKVEEQSVPYVKIRRVELTDQQTIIHFQFVEKKAVQVQPRNLPFPIPRKQQQQFQQPNAGAIWLDPETRLYKPGEIDIKFKFIKADNIPTSGSKEIMPGDTVNFVAYFERLDPGIEVFDFYEGRSTGGSQSWNFYGIHIKNPLKKEAKAPQAAAKVEKPVKKPVQPAPKPKVEVKQEPAEEPVAVEQPKSGLEKMKAGKMAIGETISLPNVYFETSKVDLLPESYEELNTLVDLLKESESMKIRVEGHTDNVGDFDKNLDLSRKRAESVRSYLIEKGIAADRIEAKGYGGTRPLAKGTSEVERSKNRRVEFVVTQM; from the coding sequence ATGAATTTCAAAGTGCTTTTGGCAGGAGCAGTTGCCATTGTATTTTCATTCAGTCCGGGTTTTGGACAAATCACGAATAACCCCAAGGTTGAGGAGCAGTCTGTGCCATATGTGAAGATCAGGCGTGTAGAACTTACCGATCAGCAGACCATTATCCACTTTCAGTTTGTTGAAAAAAAGGCAGTGCAGGTCCAGCCGCGTAACCTTCCGTTCCCTATTCCCAGGAAACAGCAGCAGCAATTTCAGCAGCCTAATGCCGGCGCCATCTGGCTCGATCCGGAAACCCGCCTTTACAAGCCAGGAGAAATAGATATAAAGTTCAAGTTTATCAAAGCGGACAACATCCCTACTTCGGGATCAAAAGAGATTATGCCCGGCGACACCGTTAATTTCGTGGCTTATTTTGAGCGTCTGGATCCTGGAATTGAGGTTTTTGACTTTTATGAAGGGCGTAGCACGGGTGGAAGCCAGTCGTGGAATTTTTATGGTATCCACATTAAAAACCCGCTGAAAAAGGAAGCGAAAGCCCCGCAGGCAGCCGCAAAAGTAGAAAAGCCAGTTAAAAAGCCCGTTCAGCCCGCACCAAAGCCAAAGGTGGAAGTGAAACAGGAGCCAGCCGAAGAGCCGGTTGCGGTAGAACAGCCAAAAAGTGGTTTGGAAAAAATGAAAGCCGGTAAAATGGCAATAGGCGAGACGATCAGCTTGCCGAATGTATATTTTGAAACATCAAAAGTGGACCTGCTGCCCGAATCATACGAAGAGCTCAACACGCTCGTGGATTTGCTGAAAGAAAGCGAGAGTATGAAGATCCGGGTTGAGGGCCACACGGATAATGTGGGTGACTTTGACAAAAACCTGGACCTGTCCCGAAAAAGAGCAGAATCGGTGCGGAGCTATTTAATTGAAAAAGGCATCGCTGCCGACCGGATCGAGGCGAAAGGCTACGGAGGCACCCGCCCATTGGCAAAAGGCACCTCCGAAGTCGAACGCAGCAAAAACAGACGGGTAGAATTTGTGGTTACCCAAATGTAA
- a CDS encoding DUF5672 family protein: protein MKSSKSKSSVAVVIPVYKSVMNENEKLSLKQCMKVLGNYPVKIVKPASLDLNAVTEAYPNIELVSFDDAFFKDIAAYNRLMISIDFYKTFLAYEYILIYQLDAYVFQDLLLAWCAKGFDYVGAPSLHMPALDALGAGAYQQFADALSTHRVVFNGGLSLRRIPAIIRYLKIYNAVYPAWVGNEDMLFSQEATRLIPMKLFLKLPSWHEALGFAFEKSPAATYEIMQHKLPFGCHAWERYDPQFWSAFISDNQ from the coding sequence GTGAAATCAAGCAAATCAAAATCTTCCGTTGCAGTTGTTATCCCGGTTTATAAATCGGTGATGAATGAGAATGAAAAACTGTCATTGAAGCAATGCATGAAGGTTTTGGGGAATTATCCTGTCAAAATCGTCAAACCGGCAAGCCTGGATTTGAATGCTGTTACAGAGGCATACCCGAACATTGAGCTCGTTAGCTTCGACGACGCATTCTTCAAAGACATTGCAGCCTACAACCGGCTCATGATCTCTATTGATTTTTACAAAACATTTCTTGCCTACGAATACATACTGATCTATCAGCTAGACGCTTACGTTTTCCAGGATTTACTGTTGGCGTGGTGTGCAAAAGGTTTTGATTATGTAGGAGCGCCCTCGCTGCATATGCCTGCGCTTGACGCACTGGGAGCAGGGGCTTACCAGCAATTTGCCGATGCGCTTTCCACGCATCGCGTTGTGTTCAATGGTGGATTATCATTAAGGCGCATTCCGGCTATTATTCGCTATCTGAAAATTTATAATGCAGTTTATCCGGCTTGGGTCGGGAACGAGGATATGCTTTTTTCGCAGGAAGCAACGCGATTAATTCCTATGAAATTGTTTCTTAAACTCCCTTCCTGGCACGAGGCGCTGGGTTTTGCTTTTGAAAAAAGCCCAGCTGCGACATATGAGATCATGCAGCACAAACTGCCTTTCGGATGCCATGCCTGGGAGCGCTATGATCCGCAATTCTGGTCTGCTTTTATCTCTGACAATCAATAA
- a CDS encoding glycosyltransferase family 2 protein, whose protein sequence is MISVALCTYNGAKYLSEQLKSIADQTLPVDELVVCDDRSKDNTIEIIKSFAEGSAFPVYIHINETNLGSTKNFEKCLSLCTGDIIFLCDQDDKWRPDRVQKQADYLNAHPNKDAVFCDAMKMDDDSKPVGSTIWEEIEFDSKKQNKWKNGKAHEILFTGFIVTGATLAIRQSCLARLMPFPTNVPDLIHDAWMAMVLSLECKIDFIPETLIYYRIHASQQVGFGNKVDKVQLKDRLKRDRTKKLIPLKEKGEKLLGMYRLLQALPFVPQEKLVKLDLAQKHFFKRAALPDNRLLRLPTVASHIIQGHYHFSSKDWWLPAMGDLLE, encoded by the coding sequence ATGATTTCAGTGGCTTTGTGTACTTACAACGGGGCAAAATACTTGTCCGAGCAGTTGAAGAGCATTGCTGATCAGACACTGCCGGTTGATGAGTTGGTTGTTTGTGATGACAGGTCGAAAGATAATACCATTGAAATTATCAAGTCATTTGCCGAAGGAAGCGCTTTTCCGGTTTACATTCATATCAACGAAACGAACCTCGGCTCGACCAAAAATTTCGAGAAATGCCTTTCCCTATGCACGGGTGACATTATTTTCCTTTGCGATCAGGACGACAAATGGCGCCCCGACCGCGTTCAGAAACAGGCGGATTATCTGAATGCACATCCCAATAAAGATGCCGTTTTCTGCGACGCCATGAAAATGGACGACGATTCAAAGCCAGTCGGCAGCACAATCTGGGAGGAAATTGAATTTGATTCAAAAAAACAGAATAAGTGGAAAAATGGCAAAGCGCATGAGATCCTTTTCACAGGTTTTATCGTGACGGGGGCAACATTAGCCATCAGACAATCGTGTCTGGCGCGGTTGATGCCATTTCCAACCAATGTTCCTGACCTCATTCACGACGCCTGGATGGCCATGGTGCTCAGCCTCGAATGTAAAATTGATTTTATTCCCGAAACACTCATTTACTACCGCATTCACGCCAGCCAGCAGGTTGGGTTTGGAAATAAAGTGGACAAAGTTCAGCTCAAAGACCGGCTGAAACGCGACCGCACCAAGAAATTGATCCCATTGAAGGAAAAAGGGGAAAAGTTGCTCGGAATGTACAGGCTTCTGCAGGCCCTCCCTTTTGTGCCGCAGGAAAAACTGGTCAAGCTGGACCTTGCGCAGAAACACTTTTTTAAACGCGCCGCATTGCCTGATAACCGGCTTTTACGCCTGCCCACGGTTGCAAGCCACATCATTCAGGGCCATTATCATTTCAGCAGCAAAGATTGGTGGTTGCCTGCCATGGGCGACTTACTCGAATAA
- a CDS encoding nicotinamidase produces the protein MKKTALLLIDAQFDFCDPKGALFVPGAEQDVERIAKLIALEGEKIDAIFATLDTHKVLDIAHPLFWEDANGNTVAPFTRITAANVKAGKWTPRYERDYVIQYLETLEAEGEFMHFIWAEHCLIGSKGAALDDTIMDALLAWTHRTGRDYKAAIKGTNPLTEHFGVFRAQVPVANAPETELDQAFLDELAAFDQILVAGEARSHCVATSINQILKYSPELAPKVTILTDCMSNVTNFEDVADPIYEEAAQKGMTFLKANAVQL, from the coding sequence ATGAAAAAGACAGCACTATTGCTCATCGACGCACAGTTTGATTTTTGTGATCCAAAAGGTGCACTATTTGTGCCCGGTGCCGAGCAGGACGTGGAAAGGATCGCAAAACTGATCGCATTGGAAGGAGAAAAGATCGACGCCATTTTCGCTACGTTGGACACGCATAAAGTCCTGGACATTGCGCATCCGCTGTTTTGGGAAGATGCGAATGGAAATACGGTGGCGCCTTTCACCCGGATTACGGCTGCCAATGTGAAAGCCGGAAAGTGGACGCCGCGCTACGAACGCGATTATGTGATTCAATATCTGGAAACGCTGGAAGCCGAAGGAGAATTCATGCATTTCATCTGGGCGGAACATTGCCTGATCGGCTCCAAAGGCGCTGCACTGGACGATACGATCATGGACGCATTGCTCGCCTGGACACACCGGACGGGGCGGGATTATAAGGCGGCTATCAAAGGAACAAACCCCTTAACTGAGCATTTCGGCGTCTTTCGTGCACAGGTTCCGGTTGCTAATGCGCCCGAAACAGAACTGGATCAGGCATTTTTGGACGAGCTTGCCGCATTTGATCAAATTCTCGTAGCGGGCGAAGCGCGTTCACATTGTGTGGCGACGAGCATCAATCAAATTTTAAAGTATTCCCCTGAATTGGCCCCTAAGGTGACCATTCTGACGGATTGCATGTCCAACGTGACCAATTTCGAAGATGTCGCCGACCCCATTTATGAGGAAGCGGCGCAAAAGGGAATGACTTTTTTGAAGGCAAACGCAGTCCAGCTGTAA